A single genomic interval of Sander lucioperca isolate FBNREF2018 chromosome 9, SLUC_FBN_1.2, whole genome shotgun sequence harbors:
- the gigyf1a gene encoding GRB10-interacting GYF protein 1 isoform X13, giving the protein MTAETLNFGPECTQNIFWLFEQKLFEDIILDSNKRLRALSSGGSVTSPPPSPAMPKYKLAEYRYGREEMLALYIKDNKVPEDMQDKEFAAILQDEPMQPLALVPLTEEEQRNFSMSVNSVAVLRLMGKGVGGAAPAGVVRGRGATRGGRGRGRGEGGFYQRSIEEAEVGFGRSVREIHRSQSWDDRGERRFEKPLRREVGRPGFEETVGPVVPGRKEYTRADSDNWRILREEQEEEEGVEPGTNWRLAGARRDVSSLMAVNSLSDGGPRSAGWREHTGPGESRRRKFDFDFRDSEGHGGGRRRAGSEGQEDDRDGLPEWCTDEEDGEMGTFDSSGAFMTMKKGGKETILEDEFEFKGIEEEEEEEENFADIERNSAEGDKDNESKECGSAVGDGETKPASPSSSPPALPNCTPPALEPRPSNAGPAADSPQLNNSHPVKASSMPSDVSDMAPLGGSKAQLSPSAPTSSSLPPPPPSSAAPLHPPPGGDAEDDEGMKHLQQEAERMVASLQDTSLEEECFTQALQQQQESRNTAAALPLSHEAAMKWFYKDPQGEIQGPFTTVEMCEWFQAGYFTMTLLVKRGCDEGFQPLGDVIKMWGRVPFAPGPSPPPLLGNLDQDRLKKQQELAAAALYQQLQQQQLFQLINRCSEQGMMPSMNRSMSVPDTGSMWDMHTSASQPSGGEASLWDITMNPSTQGPTLEQLQKLQQERRDAELRAKREEEEQRKRREEKRRQQEEQKRRDEEELFRRKQCRQQQELIMKLLQQAPQQQGPGASGSGWSGAPSSGLSKSGKPPALALLEMQQEAERLLKQQQQQRQQQRDRHSGMSMGSSSMGGQWVDGVGMWGGPGGMEGKGGSGSSSGSMGMWDEAVKNQTGLRGNSNNNMGLKNSRSSPSLSDQYMMRRKRTEEEEKLLKLLQGMKPQDGFTTWCEQMLHALNTSANNSSSSLDVATIVAYLKEVESPYAVLDFIRSYLGDTVEAKEFAKQFLERRAKQKANQQRQQQQQLSKEVAGLNMNFPLQDSMRGMNPSTLQSMFQANHMGKAGLYDNQGGKMKKKQPMMLHSDPSILGYSFHNTGECLSLNEMEMVEDY; this is encoded by the exons ATGACTGCTGAGACTCTTAACTTCGGCCCAGAATG TACACAAAATATCTTTTGGTTGTTTGAACAAAAGCTATTTGAAGACATCATCTTGGACTCTAACAAAAG GCTCCGTGCACTGTCCAGTGGGGGGAGTGTGACGTCCCCCCCTCCTTCCCCCGCCATGCCAAAGTACAAGTTGGCCGAGTACCGCTACGGCCGAGAGGAGATGTTAGCACTTTATATCAAAGACAACAAG gtCCCAGAGGACATGCAGGATAAGGAGTTTGCTGCTATTCTGCAAGATGAGCCCATGCAGCCACTGGCACTGGTGCCTCTCACTGAGGAGGAGCAG AGGAACTTCTCCATGTCTGTGAACAGTGTGGCGGTGCTGAGGCTCATGGGAAAAGGGGTGGGCGGGGCTGCCCCAGCTGGAGTGGTCCGAGGACGAGGGGCCACACGAGGTGGTCGAG GACGAGGTCGTGGTGAAGGTGGATTCTACCAAAGAAGTATTGAAGAAGCGGAGGTGGGTTTTGGACGCAGTGTCCGAGAGATACACCGCAGCCAGAGCTGGGATGACCG GGGTGAGCGTCGATTTGAGAAGCCGCTGCGGCGGGAGGTGGGGCGTCCTGGCTTTGAAGAAACTGTAGGTCCCGTGGTTCCAGGAAGGAAGGAGTACACAAGGGCTGACAGCGATAACTGGCGCATCCTCcgggaggagcaggaggaggaggagggggtggagCCGGGCACCAACTGGAGACTCGCTGGAGCCCGCAGGGATG TATCCTCACTGATGGCGGTCAACTCTTTGTCAGATGGTGGTCCTCGCTCAGCAGGCTGGCGAGAGCATACTGGTCCAGGTGAGAGTCGTCGTCGGAAGTTTGATTTCGATTTCCGGGACTCTGAGGGCCATGGTGGTGGCCGCCGGCGTGCAGGCAGTGAGGGACAAGAGGATGACAGGGACGGCCTGCCAGAGTGGTGTACAGACGAGGAGGATGGGGAGATGGGCACGTTTGACTCCTCTGGAGCTTTCATGACTATGAAG AAGGGTGGCAAGGAGACAATCCTGGAGGATGAGTTTGAGTTTAAGGGGatagaggaggaagaagaagaagaggagaactTCGCTGACATTGAGAGGAACAGTGCTGAAGGAGACAAAGACAACG AGAGTAAAGAATGTGGCTCTGCAGTAGGGGATGGCGAGACAAAGCCAGCATcgccttcctcctctcctccagctCTCCCAAACTGTACCCCTCCAGCTCTGGAGCCTCGGCCCAGCAACGCTGGCCCAGCGGCGGACAGCCCTCAGCTAAACAACAGCCACCCTGTCAAGGCCAGCAGCATGCCCAGTGA tgtgtcagACATGGCTCCGCTAGGGGGCTCCAAGGCCCAGCTGAGCCCTAGCGCCCCCACCTCTTCCAGTCTGCCTCCCCCACCCCcttcctctgctgctcctctcCACCCTCCACCTGGAGGAGATGCAGAGGATGATGAGGGCATGAAGCACCTGCAGCAG gaGGCAGAGAGGATGGTGGCATCACTGCAGGACACTTCTTTGGAGGAGGAGTGTTTCACCCAGgcgttgcagcagcagcaggagagcAGGAACACAGCAGCTGCTCTGCCGCTGTCGCATGAGGCCGCCATGAAGTGGTTCTACAAGGACCCACAGGGAGAAATCCAGG GTCCATTCACCACAGTGGAGATGTGCGAGTGGTTCCAGGCTGGCTACTTCACCATGACCCTTCTGGTGAAGCGGGGCTGCGACGAGGGCTTCCAACCCCTTGGCGACGTCATCAAGATGTGGGGCCGCGTGCCCTTCGCCCCAGGGCCCTCCCCGCCGCCCCTGCTG GGAAACCTGGACCAGGACCGTCTGAAAAAGCAACAGGAGCTGGCAGCAGCAGCTCTTTATCAGCAGCTCCAACAGCAGCAGCTATTCCAGCTCATTAACAG GTGCAGTGAGCAGGGTATGATGCCTTCGATGAACAGGTCGATGTCAGTGCCAGATACAGGGTCCATGTGGGACATGCATACCTCAGCTTCACAGCCGTCAG GCGGTGAAGCCAGTCTTTGGGACATAACAATGAATCCTTCTACTCAGGGTCCAACTCTCGAACAGCTTCAAAAG CTCCAGCAGGAGAGGCGAGACGCTGAACTCAGGGCGAAGcgcgaggaggaggagcagcgtaagaggagggaggagaagaggaggcagcaggaggagcaaaagaggagggatgAGGAGGAGCTCTTCAGACGCAAGCAA TGTCGTCAGCAGCAGGAACTGATCATGAAGTTGCTGCAGCAGGCCCCCCAGCAGCAGGGTCCTGGGGCAAGCGGCTCAGGCTGGAGCGGGGCTCCCTCCTCTGGGTTATCCAAATCAGGAAAGCCCCCGGCTCTGGCTCTGCTGGAAATGCAGCAGGAGGCGGAGAGGCtcctgaagcagcagcagcaacagagacagcagcagagagaccgC CACTCCGGCATGTCAATGGGAAGCTCCTCCATGGGAGGGCAGTGGGTGGATGGTGTTGGCATGTGGGGCGGGCCTGGAGGTATGGAGGGTAAGGGCGGCAGTGGAAGCTCTTCAGGCAGCATGGGCATGTGGGACGAGGCTGTGAAGAACCAAACCGGCCTGCGtggcaacagcaacaacaacatggGCTTGAAGAACAGCCGCAGCAGCCCTTCACTCAG TGATCAGTACATGATGCGTCGTAAGCGGacggaagaggaggagaagctgCTGAAGCTGCTGCAGGGCATGAAGCCTCAGGACGGCTTCACTACCTGGTGTGAACAGATGCTGCACGCTCTCAACACCTCTGCCAacaactcctcctcctctctggatG TTGCCACAATTGTGGCATACCTGAAGGAGGTGGAGTCTCCCTATGCAGTACTGGACTTCATCCGGTCCTATCTAGGGGACACAGTGGAAGCCAAAGAGTTCGCCAAACAGTTTCTGGAGCGACGTGCCAAACAGAAAGCCAACCAacagagacagcagcagcag CAGTTATCAAAGGAAGTGGCTGGATTGAACATGAACTTCCCTCTGCAG GACTCAATGCGAGGTATGAATCCAAGCACCCTGCAGTCCATGTTTCAAGCTAACCACATGGGCAAGGCTGGTCTCTATGACAACCAGGGGGGAAAGATGAAGAAGAAACAGCCCATGATGCTGCACTCTGAC
- the gigyf1a gene encoding GRB10-interacting GYF protein 1 isoform X7: MTAETLNFGPEWLRALSSGGSVTSPPPSPAMPKYKLAEYRYGREEMLALYIKDNKVPEDMQDKEFAAILQDEPMQPLALVPLTEEEQRNFSMSVNSVAVLRLMGKGVGGAAPAGVVRGRGATRGGRGRGRGEGGFYQRSIEEAEVGFGRSVREIHRSQSWDDRGERRFEKPLRREVGRPGFEETVGPVVPGRKEYTRADSDNWRILREEQEEEEGVEPGTNWRLAGARRDVSSLMAVNSLSDGGPRSAGWREHTGPGESRRRKFDFDFRDSEGHGGGRRRAGSEGQEDDRDGLPEWCTDEEDGEMGTFDSSGAFMTMKKGGKETILEDEFEFKGIEEEEEEEENFADIERNSAEGDKDNESKECGSAVGDGETKPASPSSSPPALPNCTPPALEPRPSNAGPAADSPQLNNSHPVKASSMPSDVSDMAPLGGSKAQLSPSAPTSSSLPPPPPSSAAPLHPPPGGDAEDDEGMKHLQQEAERMVASLQDTSLEEECFTQALQQQQESRNTAAALPLSHEAAMKWFYKDPQGEIQGPFTTVEMCEWFQAGYFTMTLLVKRGCDEGFQPLGDVIKMWGRVPFAPGPSPPPLLVRQPPPTQRPQPTRGPAGTVSQSSANVEDGEGRMQRRGKLDRQVTGNLDQDRLKKQQELAAAALYQQLQQQQLFQLINRCSEQGMMPSMNRSMSVPDTGSMWDMHTSASQPSGGEASLWDITMNPSTQGPTLEQLQKLQQERRDAELRAKREEEEQRKRREEKRRQQEEQKRRDEEELFRRKQCRQQQELIMKLLQQAPQQQGPGASGSGWSGAPSSGLSKSGKPPALALLEMQQEAERLLKQQQQQRQQQRDRHSGMSMGSSSMGGQWVDGVGMWGGPGGMEGKGGSGSSSGSMGMWDEAVKNQTGLRGNSNNNMGLKNSRSSPSLSDQYMMRRKRTEEEEKLLKLLQGMKPQDGFTTWCEQMLHALNTSANNSSSSLDVATIVAYLKEVESPYAVLDFIRSYLGDTVEAKEFAKQFLERRAKQKANQQRQQQQQLSKEVAGLNMNFPLQDSMRGMNPSTLQSMFQANHMGKAGLYDNQGGKMKKKQPMMLHSDPSILGYSFHNTGECLSLNEMEMVEDY; the protein is encoded by the exons ATGACTGCTGAGACTCTTAACTTCGGCCCAGAATG GCTCCGTGCACTGTCCAGTGGGGGGAGTGTGACGTCCCCCCCTCCTTCCCCCGCCATGCCAAAGTACAAGTTGGCCGAGTACCGCTACGGCCGAGAGGAGATGTTAGCACTTTATATCAAAGACAACAAG gtCCCAGAGGACATGCAGGATAAGGAGTTTGCTGCTATTCTGCAAGATGAGCCCATGCAGCCACTGGCACTGGTGCCTCTCACTGAGGAGGAGCAG AGGAACTTCTCCATGTCTGTGAACAGTGTGGCGGTGCTGAGGCTCATGGGAAAAGGGGTGGGCGGGGCTGCCCCAGCTGGAGTGGTCCGAGGACGAGGGGCCACACGAGGTGGTCGAG GACGAGGTCGTGGTGAAGGTGGATTCTACCAAAGAAGTATTGAAGAAGCGGAGGTGGGTTTTGGACGCAGTGTCCGAGAGATACACCGCAGCCAGAGCTGGGATGACCG GGGTGAGCGTCGATTTGAGAAGCCGCTGCGGCGGGAGGTGGGGCGTCCTGGCTTTGAAGAAACTGTAGGTCCCGTGGTTCCAGGAAGGAAGGAGTACACAAGGGCTGACAGCGATAACTGGCGCATCCTCcgggaggagcaggaggaggaggagggggtggagCCGGGCACCAACTGGAGACTCGCTGGAGCCCGCAGGGATG TATCCTCACTGATGGCGGTCAACTCTTTGTCAGATGGTGGTCCTCGCTCAGCAGGCTGGCGAGAGCATACTGGTCCAGGTGAGAGTCGTCGTCGGAAGTTTGATTTCGATTTCCGGGACTCTGAGGGCCATGGTGGTGGCCGCCGGCGTGCAGGCAGTGAGGGACAAGAGGATGACAGGGACGGCCTGCCAGAGTGGTGTACAGACGAGGAGGATGGGGAGATGGGCACGTTTGACTCCTCTGGAGCTTTCATGACTATGAAG AAGGGTGGCAAGGAGACAATCCTGGAGGATGAGTTTGAGTTTAAGGGGatagaggaggaagaagaagaagaggagaactTCGCTGACATTGAGAGGAACAGTGCTGAAGGAGACAAAGACAACG AGAGTAAAGAATGTGGCTCTGCAGTAGGGGATGGCGAGACAAAGCCAGCATcgccttcctcctctcctccagctCTCCCAAACTGTACCCCTCCAGCTCTGGAGCCTCGGCCCAGCAACGCTGGCCCAGCGGCGGACAGCCCTCAGCTAAACAACAGCCACCCTGTCAAGGCCAGCAGCATGCCCAGTGA tgtgtcagACATGGCTCCGCTAGGGGGCTCCAAGGCCCAGCTGAGCCCTAGCGCCCCCACCTCTTCCAGTCTGCCTCCCCCACCCCcttcctctgctgctcctctcCACCCTCCACCTGGAGGAGATGCAGAGGATGATGAGGGCATGAAGCACCTGCAGCAG gaGGCAGAGAGGATGGTGGCATCACTGCAGGACACTTCTTTGGAGGAGGAGTGTTTCACCCAGgcgttgcagcagcagcaggagagcAGGAACACAGCAGCTGCTCTGCCGCTGTCGCATGAGGCCGCCATGAAGTGGTTCTACAAGGACCCACAGGGAGAAATCCAGG GTCCATTCACCACAGTGGAGATGTGCGAGTGGTTCCAGGCTGGCTACTTCACCATGACCCTTCTGGTGAAGCGGGGCTGCGACGAGGGCTTCCAACCCCTTGGCGACGTCATCAAGATGTGGGGCCGCGTGCCCTTCGCCCCAGGGCCCTCCCCGCCGCCCCTGCTGGTGAGACAGCCACCACCAACGCAGCGCCCGCAGCCCACCCGAGGGCCCGCCGGGACTGTGAGTCAGAGCTCAGCCAACGTAGAGGATGGGGAGGGGAGGATGCAGAGGAGAGGGAAGCTTGATAGACAGGTTACG GGAAACCTGGACCAGGACCGTCTGAAAAAGCAACAGGAGCTGGCAGCAGCAGCTCTTTATCAGCAGCTCCAACAGCAGCAGCTATTCCAGCTCATTAACAG GTGCAGTGAGCAGGGTATGATGCCTTCGATGAACAGGTCGATGTCAGTGCCAGATACAGGGTCCATGTGGGACATGCATACCTCAGCTTCACAGCCGTCAG GCGGTGAAGCCAGTCTTTGGGACATAACAATGAATCCTTCTACTCAGGGTCCAACTCTCGAACAGCTTCAAAAG CTCCAGCAGGAGAGGCGAGACGCTGAACTCAGGGCGAAGcgcgaggaggaggagcagcgtaagaggagggaggagaagaggaggcagcaggaggagcaaaagaggagggatgAGGAGGAGCTCTTCAGACGCAAGCAA TGTCGTCAGCAGCAGGAACTGATCATGAAGTTGCTGCAGCAGGCCCCCCAGCAGCAGGGTCCTGGGGCAAGCGGCTCAGGCTGGAGCGGGGCTCCCTCCTCTGGGTTATCCAAATCAGGAAAGCCCCCGGCTCTGGCTCTGCTGGAAATGCAGCAGGAGGCGGAGAGGCtcctgaagcagcagcagcaacagagacagcagcagagagaccgC CACTCCGGCATGTCAATGGGAAGCTCCTCCATGGGAGGGCAGTGGGTGGATGGTGTTGGCATGTGGGGCGGGCCTGGAGGTATGGAGGGTAAGGGCGGCAGTGGAAGCTCTTCAGGCAGCATGGGCATGTGGGACGAGGCTGTGAAGAACCAAACCGGCCTGCGtggcaacagcaacaacaacatggGCTTGAAGAACAGCCGCAGCAGCCCTTCACTCAG TGATCAGTACATGATGCGTCGTAAGCGGacggaagaggaggagaagctgCTGAAGCTGCTGCAGGGCATGAAGCCTCAGGACGGCTTCACTACCTGGTGTGAACAGATGCTGCACGCTCTCAACACCTCTGCCAacaactcctcctcctctctggatG TTGCCACAATTGTGGCATACCTGAAGGAGGTGGAGTCTCCCTATGCAGTACTGGACTTCATCCGGTCCTATCTAGGGGACACAGTGGAAGCCAAAGAGTTCGCCAAACAGTTTCTGGAGCGACGTGCCAAACAGAAAGCCAACCAacagagacagcagcagcag CAGTTATCAAAGGAAGTGGCTGGATTGAACATGAACTTCCCTCTGCAG GACTCAATGCGAGGTATGAATCCAAGCACCCTGCAGTCCATGTTTCAAGCTAACCACATGGGCAAGGCTGGTCTCTATGACAACCAGGGGGGAAAGATGAAGAAGAAACAGCCCATGATGCTGCACTCTGAC
- the gigyf1a gene encoding GRB10-interacting GYF protein 1 isoform X10 — translation MTAETLNFGPECTQNIFWLFEQKLFEDIILDSNKRLRALSSGGSVTSPPPSPAMPKYKLAEYRYGREEMLALYIKDNKVPEDMQDKEFAAILQDEPMQPLALVPLTEEEQRNFSMSVNSVAVLRLMGKGVGGAAPAGVVRGRGATRGGRGRGRGEGGFYQRSIEEAEVGFGRSVREIHRSQSWDDRGERRFEKPLRREVGRPGFEETVGPVVPGRKEYTRADSDNWRILREEQEEEEGVEPGTNWRLAGARRDVSSLMAVNSLSDGGPRSAGWREHTGPGESRRRKFDFDFRDSEGHGGGRRRAGSEGQEDDRDGLPEWCTDEEDGEMGTFDSSGAFMTMKKGGKETILEDEFEFKGIEEEEEEEENFADIERNSAEGDKDNESKECGSAVGDGETKPASPSSSPPALPNCTPPALEPRPSNAGPAADSPQLNNSHPVKASSMPSDVSDMAPLGGSKAQLSPSAPTSSSLPPPPPSSAAPLHPPPGGDAEDDEGMKHLQQEAERMVASLQDTSLEEECFTQALQQQQESRNTAAALPLSHEAAMKWFYKDPQGEIQGPFTTVEMCEWFQAGYFTMTLLVKRGCDEGFQPLGDVIKMWGRVPFAPGPSPPPLLVRQPPPTQRPQPTRGPAGTGNLDQDRLKKQQELAAAALYQQLQQQQLFQLINSEQGMMPSMNRSMSVPDTGSMWDMHTSASQPSGGEASLWDITMNPSTQGPTLEQLQKLQQERRDAELRAKREEEEQRKRREEKRRQQEEQKRRDEEELFRRKQCRQQQELIMKLLQQAPQQQGPGASGSGWSGAPSSGLSKSGKPPALALLEMQQEAERLLKQQQQQRQQQRDRHSGMSMGSSSMGGQWVDGVGMWGGPGGMEGKGGSGSSSGSMGMWDEAVKNQTGLRGNSNNNMGLKNSRSSPSLSDQYMMRRKRTEEEEKLLKLLQGMKPQDGFTTWCEQMLHALNTSANNSSSSLDVATIVAYLKEVESPYAVLDFIRSYLGDTVEAKEFAKQFLERRAKQKANQQRQQQQQLSKEVAGLNMNFPLQDSMRGMNPSTLQSMFQANHMGKAGLYDNQGGKMKKKQPMMLHSDPSILGYSFHNTGECLSLNEMEMVEDY, via the exons ATGACTGCTGAGACTCTTAACTTCGGCCCAGAATG TACACAAAATATCTTTTGGTTGTTTGAACAAAAGCTATTTGAAGACATCATCTTGGACTCTAACAAAAG GCTCCGTGCACTGTCCAGTGGGGGGAGTGTGACGTCCCCCCCTCCTTCCCCCGCCATGCCAAAGTACAAGTTGGCCGAGTACCGCTACGGCCGAGAGGAGATGTTAGCACTTTATATCAAAGACAACAAG gtCCCAGAGGACATGCAGGATAAGGAGTTTGCTGCTATTCTGCAAGATGAGCCCATGCAGCCACTGGCACTGGTGCCTCTCACTGAGGAGGAGCAG AGGAACTTCTCCATGTCTGTGAACAGTGTGGCGGTGCTGAGGCTCATGGGAAAAGGGGTGGGCGGGGCTGCCCCAGCTGGAGTGGTCCGAGGACGAGGGGCCACACGAGGTGGTCGAG GACGAGGTCGTGGTGAAGGTGGATTCTACCAAAGAAGTATTGAAGAAGCGGAGGTGGGTTTTGGACGCAGTGTCCGAGAGATACACCGCAGCCAGAGCTGGGATGACCG GGGTGAGCGTCGATTTGAGAAGCCGCTGCGGCGGGAGGTGGGGCGTCCTGGCTTTGAAGAAACTGTAGGTCCCGTGGTTCCAGGAAGGAAGGAGTACACAAGGGCTGACAGCGATAACTGGCGCATCCTCcgggaggagcaggaggaggaggagggggtggagCCGGGCACCAACTGGAGACTCGCTGGAGCCCGCAGGGATG TATCCTCACTGATGGCGGTCAACTCTTTGTCAGATGGTGGTCCTCGCTCAGCAGGCTGGCGAGAGCATACTGGTCCAGGTGAGAGTCGTCGTCGGAAGTTTGATTTCGATTTCCGGGACTCTGAGGGCCATGGTGGTGGCCGCCGGCGTGCAGGCAGTGAGGGACAAGAGGATGACAGGGACGGCCTGCCAGAGTGGTGTACAGACGAGGAGGATGGGGAGATGGGCACGTTTGACTCCTCTGGAGCTTTCATGACTATGAAG AAGGGTGGCAAGGAGACAATCCTGGAGGATGAGTTTGAGTTTAAGGGGatagaggaggaagaagaagaagaggagaactTCGCTGACATTGAGAGGAACAGTGCTGAAGGAGACAAAGACAACG AGAGTAAAGAATGTGGCTCTGCAGTAGGGGATGGCGAGACAAAGCCAGCATcgccttcctcctctcctccagctCTCCCAAACTGTACCCCTCCAGCTCTGGAGCCTCGGCCCAGCAACGCTGGCCCAGCGGCGGACAGCCCTCAGCTAAACAACAGCCACCCTGTCAAGGCCAGCAGCATGCCCAGTGA tgtgtcagACATGGCTCCGCTAGGGGGCTCCAAGGCCCAGCTGAGCCCTAGCGCCCCCACCTCTTCCAGTCTGCCTCCCCCACCCCcttcctctgctgctcctctcCACCCTCCACCTGGAGGAGATGCAGAGGATGATGAGGGCATGAAGCACCTGCAGCAG gaGGCAGAGAGGATGGTGGCATCACTGCAGGACACTTCTTTGGAGGAGGAGTGTTTCACCCAGgcgttgcagcagcagcaggagagcAGGAACACAGCAGCTGCTCTGCCGCTGTCGCATGAGGCCGCCATGAAGTGGTTCTACAAGGACCCACAGGGAGAAATCCAGG GTCCATTCACCACAGTGGAGATGTGCGAGTGGTTCCAGGCTGGCTACTTCACCATGACCCTTCTGGTGAAGCGGGGCTGCGACGAGGGCTTCCAACCCCTTGGCGACGTCATCAAGATGTGGGGCCGCGTGCCCTTCGCCCCAGGGCCCTCCCCGCCGCCCCTGCTGGTGAGACAGCCACCACCAACGCAGCGCCCGCAGCCCACCCGAGGGCCCGCCGGGACT GGAAACCTGGACCAGGACCGTCTGAAAAAGCAACAGGAGCTGGCAGCAGCAGCTCTTTATCAGCAGCTCCAACAGCAGCAGCTATTCCAGCTCATTAACAG TGAGCAGGGTATGATGCCTTCGATGAACAGGTCGATGTCAGTGCCAGATACAGGGTCCATGTGGGACATGCATACCTCAGCTTCACAGCCGTCAG GCGGTGAAGCCAGTCTTTGGGACATAACAATGAATCCTTCTACTCAGGGTCCAACTCTCGAACAGCTTCAAAAG CTCCAGCAGGAGAGGCGAGACGCTGAACTCAGGGCGAAGcgcgaggaggaggagcagcgtaagaggagggaggagaagaggaggcagcaggaggagcaaaagaggagggatgAGGAGGAGCTCTTCAGACGCAAGCAA TGTCGTCAGCAGCAGGAACTGATCATGAAGTTGCTGCAGCAGGCCCCCCAGCAGCAGGGTCCTGGGGCAAGCGGCTCAGGCTGGAGCGGGGCTCCCTCCTCTGGGTTATCCAAATCAGGAAAGCCCCCGGCTCTGGCTCTGCTGGAAATGCAGCAGGAGGCGGAGAGGCtcctgaagcagcagcagcaacagagacagcagcagagagaccgC CACTCCGGCATGTCAATGGGAAGCTCCTCCATGGGAGGGCAGTGGGTGGATGGTGTTGGCATGTGGGGCGGGCCTGGAGGTATGGAGGGTAAGGGCGGCAGTGGAAGCTCTTCAGGCAGCATGGGCATGTGGGACGAGGCTGTGAAGAACCAAACCGGCCTGCGtggcaacagcaacaacaacatggGCTTGAAGAACAGCCGCAGCAGCCCTTCACTCAG TGATCAGTACATGATGCGTCGTAAGCGGacggaagaggaggagaagctgCTGAAGCTGCTGCAGGGCATGAAGCCTCAGGACGGCTTCACTACCTGGTGTGAACAGATGCTGCACGCTCTCAACACCTCTGCCAacaactcctcctcctctctggatG TTGCCACAATTGTGGCATACCTGAAGGAGGTGGAGTCTCCCTATGCAGTACTGGACTTCATCCGGTCCTATCTAGGGGACACAGTGGAAGCCAAAGAGTTCGCCAAACAGTTTCTGGAGCGACGTGCCAAACAGAAAGCCAACCAacagagacagcagcagcag CAGTTATCAAAGGAAGTGGCTGGATTGAACATGAACTTCCCTCTGCAG GACTCAATGCGAGGTATGAATCCAAGCACCCTGCAGTCCATGTTTCAAGCTAACCACATGGGCAAGGCTGGTCTCTATGACAACCAGGGGGGAAAGATGAAGAAGAAACAGCCCATGATGCTGCACTCTGAC